The following nucleotide sequence is from Streptomyces sp. NBC_00239.
GCCGGAGCGCAACCTGCTGCTCCCCGGCGGCCGCGAGGTGCTCGTCTCCGCCCGGTACGTGCGCGAGCACCCCACCGGCCCGGTGCGCCGCCTCGTGATCACCCTGCGCGGCACCGAGGCCCGGCGCCGCACCGAGCGCAGCCACGCCGAGCTGATCGCGACCGTCGCCCACGAACTGCGCTCCCCGCTGACCTCCGTCAAGGGCTTCACGGCGACCCTGCTGGCCAAGTGGGAGCGGTTCACAGACGACCAGAAGCGGCTGATGCTGGAGACCGTCGACGCCGACGCCAACCGGGTCACCCGGCTGATCGCCGAGCTGCTGGACATCTCCCGGATCGACTCCGGCCGCCTGGAGCTGCGCCGCCAGCCCGTGGACATCGGCACGGCGGTCGGCCGGCACATCCAGGCCCTCACGGCGAACGGGCAGGCCCCCGAACGCTTCCTGGTCCGGATCCGGCGCCCGCTGCCCGACCTGTGGGCCGACCCCGACAAGATCGACCAGGTGCTCGGCAACCTCCTCGAAAATGCGGTGCGGCACGGCGAGGGAACCGTCACCATCGAGGTGGCACCCGCCCAGCTCAAGCACACCGAGCCCGCCGTGAAGGGAACAGCCGTCACCGTGACCGACGAAGGCCCCGGCATCCCCGAGGAATCGATGGGGCGCGTCTTCACCCGCTTCTGGCGGGGCAGCAAGCGCGGCGGCACCGGCCTGGGCCTGTACATCGTCAAGGGCATCGTCGAGGCGCACGGCGGCGGCATCACGGTCGGCCGAGGCCCCGGCGGCGGCGCCGAATTCCGATTTACCCTGCCCGTGAGCGCGCCGGCCTACCTCTCCTAGCCACCACCGGGAGTCTCGCCAGGCGGCCCACGGGCCCCTTCACCTCCCGCGGCCCGTAGACTCGTCCTTTGGCACCTTTGCGTCCCTGTGACGAGCCTGACGCAGTCCGTCAGGTACGCAGCCGGGCGGGGACCTCCAGCCAGCCCATCGGAAGTACGGGAAGAGATGTCGGCACCGAACAAGTCGTACGACCCTGTCGAGGTCGAGGCACTGAAACCGGAAGAGATCGAGCGCATGCGGGACGAGGCGCTCGCCGCCTTCGCCGACGCAGGCGACCTCGAAGCGCTGCGCGAGGCGAAGACCGCCCACATGGGCGACCGCTCGCCGCTCGCGCTCGCCAACCGCGAGATCGGCGCGCTGCCCCCGCAGGCCAAGGCCGAGGCGGGCAAGCGGGTCGGACAGGCCCGCGGCGCCGTGAACAAGGCCTTCGGGGCGCGCACCGTCGAGCTCGAGGCCGAGCGCGACGAGCGCGTGCTGGTCGAGGAGGCAGTGGACGTCACGCTGCCCTACGACCGCGTGCCGGCGGGCGCCCGCCACCCCCTGACCACGCTGATGGACCGCATCGCGGACATCTTCGTGGCCATGGGGTACGAGGTCGCGGAAGGGCCCGAGGTCGAGGCGGAGTGGTTCAACTTCGACGCCCTCAACTTCACGCCCGACCACCCCGCGCGCCAGATGCAGGACACCTTCTTCGTCCGCGGGCCGGAAGGCACCGAGGGCGACGAGTCCGGCGTCGTGCTGCGCACCCACACCTCCCCGGTGCAGGCGCGCACGCTCCTCGACCGGGAGCCCCCCGTCTACGTCGTCTGCCCGGGCCGGGTCTTCCGTACCGACGAGCTCGACGCGACGCACACCCCGGTCTTCCACCAGGTCGAGCTGCTCGCCGTGGACGAGGGCCTGACCATGGCCGACCTGAAGGGCACCCTGGACCACATGGTGCAGGCGCTCTTCGGCGCGGACATGACCACGCGGCTGCGCCCGAACTTCTTCCCGTTCACCGAGCCGTCCGCCGAGATGGACATGCAGTGCTACGTGTGCCGCGGCGAGTCGGTGGGCAACCCCGACCGTCCGTGCCGCACCTGCTCCAGCGAGGGCTGGATCGAGCTCGGCGGCTGCGGAATGGTCAACCCCAAGGTGCTGACCGCCTGCGGCGTGGACCCCGAGAAGTACAGCGGGTTCGCCTTCGGGTTCGGCATCGAGCGGATGCTGATGTTCCGCCACAACGTCGAAGACATGCGAGACATGGTCGAGGGTGACGTCCGGTTCACCCGGCCGTTCGGGATGGAGATCTGATGCGGGTCCCGCTTTCTTGGCTGCGGGAATACGTCGACCTGCCTGCGGGCGAGACCGGTCGTGACGTACAGGCCAAGCTCATCGACGCCGGTCTCGAGGTCGAGACCGTCGAACAGCTCGGCGCGGGCCTCAAGGGCCCCCTGGTCGTCGGCCAGGTGCTGACCATCGAGGAGCTCGAGGGCTTCCGCAAGCCGATCCGCTTCTGCACCGTCGACGTCGGCCAGGCCAACGGCACCGGCGAGCCGCAGGAGATCGTCTGCGGCGCCCGGAACTTCGCCGTCGGCGACAAGGTCGTCGTGGTGCTCCCCGGCGCCGTGCTGCCCGGCGACTTCGCGATCGCCTCGCGCAAGACGTACGGCCGCACCTCCCACGGCATGAT
It contains:
- the pheS gene encoding phenylalanine--tRNA ligase subunit alpha, whose protein sequence is MSAPNKSYDPVEVEALKPEEIERMRDEALAAFADAGDLEALREAKTAHMGDRSPLALANREIGALPPQAKAEAGKRVGQARGAVNKAFGARTVELEAERDERVLVEEAVDVTLPYDRVPAGARHPLTTLMDRIADIFVAMGYEVAEGPEVEAEWFNFDALNFTPDHPARQMQDTFFVRGPEGTEGDESGVVLRTHTSPVQARTLLDREPPVYVVCPGRVFRTDELDATHTPVFHQVELLAVDEGLTMADLKGTLDHMVQALFGADMTTRLRPNFFPFTEPSAEMDMQCYVCRGESVGNPDRPCRTCSSEGWIELGGCGMVNPKVLTACGVDPEKYSGFAFGFGIERMLMFRHNVEDMRDMVEGDVRFTRPFGMEI
- a CDS encoding sensor histidine kinase, with the protein product MTVGTNSSPHVHEAAPGTVPGAVPRQPLPGPDRAAPAAAGPAAAPGAQPGAADPFGAADPFGLDPDDLPDGLVVADHAGRVVCFNRAAARITAVDPRTALGTRIEHALPLEDLEGRRWWALTDPYGGLATRRGQPERNLLLPGGREVLVSARYVREHPTGPVRRLVITLRGTEARRRTERSHAELIATVAHELRSPLTSVKGFTATLLAKWERFTDDQKRLMLETVDADANRVTRLIAELLDISRIDSGRLELRRQPVDIGTAVGRHIQALTANGQAPERFLVRIRRPLPDLWADPDKIDQVLGNLLENAVRHGEGTVTIEVAPAQLKHTEPAVKGTAVTVTDEGPGIPEESMGRVFTRFWRGSKRGGTGLGLYIVKGIVEAHGGGITVGRGPGGGAEFRFTLPVSAPAYLS